A single region of the Salipaludibacillus sp. LMS25 genome encodes:
- a CDS encoding ABC transporter ATP-binding protein yields the protein MLDNLKTIIDVNELQTSFFTSKGEVRAVDGVSFDVPSGKTLGIVGESGSGKSITSLSIMRLIESPGKVKGGSILFNGEDLLSKSEADMRSIRGNQISMIFQEPMTSLNPVFTIGDQIAESYMIHEKLSKKEALIKALDMLELVGIPSPKDRLKAYPHELSGGMRQRVMIAIALACKPELLIADEPTTALDVTIQAQILRLINRLQDELGMSMILITHDLGVVAETCDYVAVMYAGKIVEYADVHTLFKAPKHPYTVGLLKSLPRHDIDQDELDVIKGMVPRPDELPEGCRFAPRCPFTTQLCEEKLPSLENSDNKNQVRCWIHTDEWDGPEVNVRDDYGTAQSQKS from the coding sequence ATGTTGGATAACCTTAAAACAATTATAGACGTTAACGAGTTACAAACCTCGTTTTTTACTAGTAAGGGTGAAGTGAGAGCAGTGGATGGTGTCAGCTTTGACGTTCCAAGTGGCAAAACCCTTGGCATCGTTGGAGAATCAGGGTCAGGAAAAAGTATTACGTCCCTTTCGATCATGCGCCTGATTGAATCACCAGGAAAAGTGAAAGGCGGTTCCATTCTCTTTAACGGTGAAGACCTCCTTTCTAAAAGTGAAGCAGACATGCGAAGTATTCGCGGTAACCAAATATCAATGATCTTCCAAGAACCGATGACATCTTTGAACCCTGTTTTTACGATAGGTGATCAAATTGCTGAGTCATATATGATTCACGAAAAGCTTTCGAAAAAAGAAGCGTTAATAAAAGCGTTAGACATGCTTGAACTCGTAGGAATTCCATCACCTAAAGACCGGTTAAAAGCCTACCCCCATGAGCTGTCAGGAGGAATGCGTCAAAGAGTGATGATCGCTATAGCATTAGCCTGTAAGCCAGAGTTACTTATTGCTGATGAGCCTACAACCGCTTTGGATGTGACAATCCAAGCACAAATTCTTCGTCTCATTAATCGGTTGCAAGATGAACTTGGCATGTCGATGATCTTAATTACACATGATCTCGGTGTCGTGGCAGAAACCTGTGATTATGTCGCTGTCATGTACGCAGGTAAAATTGTTGAGTATGCAGATGTTCATACCCTGTTTAAAGCACCTAAACACCCGTACACTGTTGGCTTATTAAAATCATTGCCAAGACACGACATTGACCAAGATGAGTTAGACGTGATTAAAGGGATGGTGCCAAGACCCGATGAGCTACCAGAAGGTTGCAGATTTGCACCTAGATGTCCATTTACTACACAATTATGTGAAGAGAAACTTCCTTCACTTGAAAATAGTGATAACAAAAATCAAGTCCGCTGTTGGATTCATACCGACGAATGGGACGGCCCGGAGGTGAACGTGAGAGATGACTACGGAACTGCTCAAAGTCAAAAATCTTAA
- a CDS encoding ABC transporter ATP-binding protein, which yields MTTELLKVKNLKQYFPIKGGIFGRKINEVKAVDDVSFSVKAGETLSIVGESGCGKSTTGRAILRLDEPTSGEVTFQGQDLLSLNKSQMRKMRKDLQIIFQDPYASINPRQTVRQVLSEAMEIQNVLPKKDREARMLELMETVGLGSHQLDRFPHEFSGGQRQRIGIARALAVNPKLIICDESVSALDVSIQAQVLNLLKKLQKELDLTYLFIAHDLGVVRHISDRVLVMYLGKVVEIADKKSLFDNPKHPYTKTLLSAIPVPDPSKKKEQIILKGDVPSPINPPTGCRFHTRCPFATDKCKEEIPELRTTDINMAEGHQAACHYIEEIESGERQPNY from the coding sequence ATGACTACGGAACTGCTCAAAGTCAAAAATCTTAAACAATATTTCCCCATTAAAGGTGGGATCTTTGGTCGAAAAATCAATGAAGTCAAAGCTGTAGATGATGTCTCGTTTTCTGTAAAGGCCGGTGAAACGTTAAGTATCGTTGGTGAATCTGGTTGTGGAAAATCAACAACAGGCCGGGCAATCTTACGCCTTGATGAACCTACATCTGGTGAGGTAACGTTCCAAGGACAGGACTTGCTCTCTTTAAACAAATCACAAATGCGAAAAATGCGTAAAGATCTACAAATTATTTTCCAAGATCCTTATGCTTCGATTAATCCACGTCAAACCGTACGACAAGTGCTAAGTGAAGCAATGGAGATCCAAAATGTTCTGCCAAAAAAAGATCGTGAAGCTCGTATGCTTGAATTAATGGAAACTGTTGGACTTGGCTCTCATCAATTAGACCGTTTTCCTCACGAATTTAGTGGTGGACAAAGACAGCGTATTGGTATAGCTCGAGCCCTTGCTGTTAACCCAAAGTTGATTATCTGTGATGAATCTGTTTCAGCTCTTGACGTTTCCATACAAGCTCAAGTGCTTAATTTGCTGAAGAAATTGCAGAAGGAGCTAGATCTTACTTATCTATTTATCGCCCATGATTTAGGGGTAGTTAGACACATCTCTGACCGAGTACTCGTCATGTATCTTGGAAAAGTGGTAGAGATTGCCGATAAAAAATCCCTTTTTGACAATCCTAAGCATCCGTACACTAAAACATTGTTGTCGGCCATTCCTGTGCCTGATCCCAGTAAAAAGAAGGAACAAATTATTCTTAAAGGGGATGTTCCATCACCCATTAATCCCCCAACAGGCTGTCGCTTCCATACGCGCTGTCCGTTTGCGACGGATAAATGTAAAGAAGAAATTCCTGAATTACGAACAACTGACATTAATATGGCTGAAGGCCATCAAGCTGCATGTCATTATATAGAAGAAATTGAATCAGGTGAACGCCAACCAAATTACTAA
- a CDS encoding BCCT family transporter, whose amino-acid sequence MVDTNLYSSRKWMEGWPLFYWAQVISWSPFVATLMPRISRGRTLQ is encoded by the coding sequence ATAGTAGATACCAACCTGTATTCTTCCCGTAAGTGGATGGAAGGTTGGCCACTGTTTTATTGGGCGCAGGTTATTTCATGGAGCCCTTTTGTAGCGACTTTGATGCCACGAATATCTAGAGGGCGAACGCTACAATAA
- a CDS encoding FMN-dependent NADH-azoreductase, with protein MTLLYVTANPKREQDSYSLQLGKCFLDVFTKNCPHTDITKLNLFKVNLPPLEKEALAAWERFGANKHDITMTNPFVEQFLRAEIIVFVTPLWNMSFPPQVKAYIDQLIIPEKTFTFTKEGIKGLAYDKTIVHLQACGGVYSEGPLASLEHGNAYLQTIFSLIGVKDYYHISIEGTSTFPQEVGERLKKAQEKACKLAEALSDGGRTGRH; from the coding sequence ATGACATTATTGTATGTTACCGCCAACCCAAAACGTGAACAAGACTCGTATAGCCTCCAACTTGGGAAGTGTTTTTTGGATGTGTTTACAAAAAACTGTCCACACACCGACATAACTAAGCTAAATCTTTTTAAAGTAAACCTACCGCCATTAGAAAAAGAGGCGTTAGCTGCTTGGGAAAGGTTTGGTGCAAATAAGCATGATATAACCATGACAAATCCATTTGTTGAACAGTTTTTACGAGCGGAAATTATCGTTTTTGTCACGCCTTTATGGAATATGAGCTTTCCTCCTCAAGTAAAGGCGTATATTGATCAGTTAATTATTCCTGAAAAAACATTCACCTTTACTAAGGAGGGGATAAAGGGATTGGCGTATGATAAAACGATCGTTCATCTTCAAGCTTGCGGAGGGGTTTATTCTGAAGGGCCTTTGGCCTCTTTGGAGCACGGAAACGCCTATCTCCAAACGATCTTTAGCCTCATTGGTGTTAAAGACTACTATCATATTAGTATCGAAGGGACAAGTACCTTTCCACAAGAGGTAGGGGAAAGGCTTAAAAAAGCACAAGAAAAGGCATGTAAGTTAGCAGAAGCATTAAGCGATGGGGGCAGAACAGGGAGACACTAA